The Desulfomonilaceae bacterium genome includes the window TCCCGACAAGCCATTGTGGTTGGTAGTGGCGAAAGGATTTGGAGATAAGCCCTTGATGCTTCTGACCACTGAACCGATGAGGCGTAACCGGGCAGTGATATGGAGGGTTGTGCAGGCCTATTTGACGCGGTGGCGTGTCGAGGAAACGATCCGTTTCATTAAACAGAGTTACAGACTGGAAGATATCAGGGTGTTGACGTATCAACGAATCAAAAATATGGCCGCATTGGTATTGGCGGTATGTTTCTTCGCTGCGGTTCATCTTGGTCGCAAACCTAAACTGGAGATCCTGGCTCTTCATGCGATAAACGCCGCCCAACGCATTTTTGGAATCCCTGATTTTCATTACTATGCAATTGCTGATGGCATTAAAGAGATCCTTAGCAAGGCTGGTCAAGGCGCAATTTTTCATGAAAAGAAGAAGGGAACGCCTAATCCTCAACTCTCACTCGGGCTAACCTAAATTTTTTGGGGAAAGTCCTGGACCGTTTTATGGTCTTCAAGCGGCTCCTTTTGCCGATTTTTTAAGGGATCTCCGCTTTTTCTTGTAGAGTTGCTTCCGCAATAGCCAAATCTTTATTGGCCTCATTCATGAAACCGAGCTGTACCCTAAGTTTGGCCCTTTCACGATAATAATCAGAGTTCTGGGGGTCAAGTTTTATCGCAGCGCTAAGATGGAGGAGAGCTTCTTCGAAATCTCCATGCTTTCCAAATTGTATGGCCTTTTGGATATGAAGGGGAGCGTTTTTGGGATCAGTGTCATAAACATATGGTGTTTCATGCGAAAAACGGCTTTCAATATGAGCCGAAGCCGCTGTTACAGCAAAATAAATCAAGTCGGCAGTCTGAATACCTTTGATAATGATAGCAGAGGACTTGGTTTCCACGAATCTTCTATACTCGGATTTTTCTTGGCCCCAGAACAGAGTATATTTCGACGCTCCAGGGACCGGTGGCCAGGAAACCATCAAACCCTGATCCACCGGTTCAAAACTTAATTCATTAGGTGGGTTAGGTGGGATTGTGCAGACTGACTCGCCGGGTTGATCGGCGCACGAAACGATTCCAAACAAGGTGGCTAGAAGAAACAAAGCGTAAAAGAGTGAATTATGGTTACGAGCGGAAAACAAGTTCAAAAAACCCTATGAGGGGAAAACAGTTCCCTACGGACGGCAATGTGTCTTTTAAGGGCTAAAAGAGGGTTCCTTTCCTCTTCGAGGGCCAGTAGAACCGCATGGCGCCACTTTTTCGCCACTCCATTAATGAGAGTTTTGTACAACTCTTCCTTATTATTAAAATATTTATACAATGTCCCCATCCCGAACTCCGCCTCTTTTGCGATGTCATGCATGGAGACATCGTGATACCCCTTTTCTGAAAACAGTCTTAGCGCTGTTTGGAGGATCTCGGCACGTTGTTGCAAATTTTTTCGTTCCCGGCGGGGGAGGTTTTCCGGCTGTCCATCGAGTTGATCAAGTAGGGAAAAGGCCATAGTTTTCTCCTTCGGAACGCACGTTCTGAATGTGACGTCAGATTCTAACGTTACCGCTGGCGGTTGTCAAGACGAAACCCACTGTTTACATGAAAACAACCGTTATTGTCGGGTCTATGGCAAAAATGAATAAACCAATTTTCAGAAGAAGCTTGCTGAAAGTAGGCTTCTTTACGACATTGTTGAACGGAACTGGTACCCTCCACCCCGTTCGAGAGCGGCGGCCCCCTTAGCGCAGCTTCACGTTACCGCCGTAGCCCTGCTTCTGGATTTCGACGACCTTGTTGTGGTCGTCCACGAACACGGTTCGCATCCAGTGGTCCTTCAGCTTGGATGGTTCCACCAAAGCATGTGAGACAATGAAGACCTTGTCGCCAGGCCGGAAATGCCGGGCCGGCGCGCCATTTAAGCTTATGACGCCGCATGAGCCATAGGAGCCGTAAAGCCGATAGTTAAGGGAGCTATTATCAGGTGAAGGCGTTTAAGCCATGAGCTTCGCATTTTGTGTCTCCTTTTTGTTTATCGAGTTTGTCGGGTGTGGGAATCCAGTGATTTCACTCAGGTCGTATATTCCTGTGACGCCAAGATGGGAATAGGTTTCCACGGTTCCACATTTAACCTTGAAGCCCGTTATATGGCCGCAATCTATGTCGACCCCTCTCGGGGTATGAGACGAATAACAATGTTCTCGCCCTCCAGATCGGTTCACTTTCGACCGCCAGCATTTTGCCTTTGTATCCTTTTGTGCGTTGAAGATAATCTCGAAACCGCCCATGACATCCTCAGATCGGGATTGGGTACTAAAATCGCACCACAAACGAACACAATTGACCTACAATAAGACGCCAGATCAATGTATAACCCCTTGATAAAACACACATCAGGAATTTAGTGGTCCGATTGTCGGGTACATTTACTCGCCTCACTTCTGTTATAAATGCTTTGTAACTCACAGAAGGTTTCTTGTCGATACGTAACTAACCAATTAACTTAGGTTTTTATGACGATTGTTCTGTTTAGTCCAGTTGGCACGAAATATGAATTACGTTCGGCCTGGGTAAAACTATTCCTAATTTCCCTAATCTGAAACGTTTTTGAGTTCGCTGGATCATGCTTGGTAACTGTGGCCATATTTTTGGAATTACCGTCCCTAGCCAATTTTTGACAGAACTACTTGGTATTGAAGAAAAAGTAACGTTTTTATCCGTAGCGAACTAAATAACAGCGCAAAGGAAAAAGTTATGAACATTTCGCAAAAAAAGCCGTCGCCGGAGTGTACAACACCTAGTCTGAACGTACGAAAAGAACTGAAACCGGACGAGTAGGGCACGTCAGACGGGAAGATATGCAAATTGCCTCCAGTAGCAGCGCTTTTTTCGCTGTTTAGAGGAAAAGCTGCTCAGTGTTTGTTGTTCCTGCCCAACAGGCTGCAGGCAAAAACCAACCTCATTTCCAGGGAGACATTACCGTGACCATGAAAAAAGGACTAGTCGGCCGTACATTGGGAGCCTTGCTCGCGCTTGCTCTCGGGAGCTGTTTCAACTATTCGTACACATGGGCTCGCGATTCGGACCCCACGCCCGTATCTCAACAGGAACAGATCGGAGCAATCAAACGGATACTGGGGAGCGTATCCATCAGGAGAGTGGGCGAGAGCCGCCCTCAACCTGTCAAGGAAAACGACCCTGTATTTCTTCAAGACATTTTGCGCACGGATCGCGCCGGCAAAGCCTGGTGGCGATCGGGTCGTAAGGGGTCGCCCCAACAAGGCGACGCATCACTCGGTAATAGTTCATCGCTTGAGTTCGTCAGATTTGACCAGGAGGGATCGTCGTCTGACTTTTCCGGGGAAGTCGCCCAGGGAATGGTCCGATTCATAAGAGACCTGCCGAAATCGACGCCGCGGTCTCACTTTATTATCTCCACTCCTACGGCTATCATTGAAGTCTTGTCCACCGATCGACCGGCGGATTTTGTCGTGGAAGTAAGTAATGACCAGAAGCTTACTACAGTGTACGGAATCTGGGGGGCGGTCAAGGTCAGACAGCTATTCGCGGAATACGTTCAAGAGCGCATTGTGCGGTCGTGTCAGAGAGTCGATGTGGAGGAGGACAAGGAACCTCAGCCAGTGATTAGCGTTTCTCCGGAAACCTTAACTGAACTGATCCGAAAAACCACTATACCCAAGACCTTGCCGGAAGAGGTTCCTTCGTGTCGAGATTCGACTGTGGTTGAACCACCGGTGATTGACGAAGAACCGCCTTATGTCTTTGGACCACCGGTGATTGACGAAGAACCCCCTGATGACGTGCGATGTCCATGCCCTCCCGGCCAGGAGCTGGTCGGAGGCGCCTGCGAAGGGTGCCCACGGTGGAAAAAATACAGTCGTAGAACCTGCAGTTGTGTTTCCCGATGCAGGCACGACAAGCAGTGCCGCCGGTGCGAAACATGCCGGAATGGTTATTGTGAGCCAATCCACAAGAAATGCCCTCCCGGCCAGAAGTGGGACAGGAAGACCTGCGCTTGCGTGGGAGAATGTCGTCCTATTCACTGCCAAGAAGGCTTCTGGTTTAACCCGCAGACCTGTCGCTGTGAACGGAAGCAGCCCTGCGACAAGAAATGTCCTCCTGGTCAGACGTTGGACGAGAAGACCTGCACTTGCGTGGGATGTCGTCCTATAGACTGTCAAGAAGGTTTCTGGTTTAATCCGAAGACCTGCCGCTGTGAACGGAAGCAGCCCTGCGACAAGAAATGTCCTCCTGGTCAGACGTTGGACGAGAAGACCTGTACTTGCGTGGGATGTCGTCCTATAGACTGTCAAGAAGGCTTCTGGTTTAATCCGAAGACCTGCCGCTGTGAACGGAAACAACCTTGCGACAAGAAATGCCCTCCTGGTCAACACTTAGATGTTGCCGCCTGCAAGTGCGTAGGGGACACGACTGTTCCCACGAAAGGCTGTTCTTCCGACAGCGAATGCGGGCCGCGCTCAGTGTGTCGGCACGGCAAATGCGTACCGAAGGAAGGTCATGTGGACATACCCTCCAAGCCTGAACGTGAACGACCGGTGGAACGTGTACATCCATCCAGGCCCGAACGAGAACAACCAGTAGAACGTTTCCACCCATCGAAGCCTGAACGAGAACAACCGGCGGAACGCGTGCAGCCGTACCAGAGGAAGGACCAAAGACAGTGACGAGCCACAAGAACGCGGAATTACCCGGACACCTCACTTAAGTCTGGACTGGACCATGTTCTTGACTGATTGTGGCAAGGCACGCGAGTCGTAGCCCCGCTCCCCGCAATGACACGTGAGGCAATGTCATTGCGGGCCAAAATGAACAATCTCCTCTGTCGCTCAAATGCAGCGACTTTGTGCGTGGATCCCAAAGCACGTACGTGAACAAAAGTCCACTTTGTACTCGTTCAGACATTTCCCTAGAAAAAAGTTGTTGATTACTATACAAGCAAAAAATTGACAGTTAGGTTGTCTTTACCAGATGGTTGACACCGAAAAATCTTACGCTCAAAATTCGGCCCATCACATGCCTAGCTTCCCCTCAGGAGAAGACTGCCGTGCAAGACCAAAACAAGACCACGCAACAGCTTATTGATGAATTGGATAAGATGCGTCTGAGGGTAGCGGAATTAGAGACTGTTCAAAAGTCGCTGAATGAAAAGGGATCACGATATCGTCAGATAGTTGATAATATAAGCGAAGCTGTTTTTGTAATTCAAGACGGTTGGATCAAGTTCGCGAATGATAAGACTTCAGAAATCACCGGATATTCGAGGGAAGACGCCTCATCCTTCGCCGCCATAACCACCTTTGTTCATCCGGATGATCGAGAAATGGTCGCTCAATATCATGCAAGTCGACTACGGGGGGCTGAAACCCACTACCGGTATGCTTTCAGAGTTGTCCGCAAAGATGGAAACGTACGGTGGACAGAGATGAATTCATCCTCAATAATTTGGAAGGGGAGACCGGCGTCACTCTGTCTCATGGCTGACATCACCGAGCGCAAACAGGCGGAAGTCGAGACCTCGCGGTTAGCCTATATCGTCGAGTCCTCAGATGACGCCATCATTGGTAAAACCTTGAACGGCGATATCGTTAGCTGGAATAGAGGCGCAGAAAGGCTGTATGGCTACAAGGCAAACGAGGTTGTTGGACAACCCATTTCCATCTTGGTCCCGCCTGAACAATTCGACGATCTTCCTAATATTCTGACAAGGATAAGGCGAGGAGAGGACGTCCGTCACTTTGAAACCAAGCGTCGAACGAAAGATGGCAGGATCGTAGAAGTGTCCTTATCCATCTCCGCAATCAAGGACACAGAGGGCTGCATTCTTGGCGCATGTTCCATTGCCCGCGACATTACCGAGGCCAAGCTATTGGAGGAGGAGCGGTTGGGTATGCAGCGCAAGCTTCTCCGCAGTGAGAGGCTCGAGAGTCTCCAGGTAATGGCCGGAGGTATCGCACATGTTTTCAACAACCAGTTAGCGGTGGTCCAGAGCAACCTCGAGTTGTGTCTTACAGATCAGACTCTCGATTCTGAGACCCGATACAGCATCAATATGGCTTTAAAATCGGCCAAACGATTGGCGGAACTCACTCACCAGATACTGATCTACACGGGCAATGCCTTCAACGTCTATGTAGATGTGGACATAAACAAGTTGGTGAAGAGAAATGTCGCCCTTCTCAAATTGCGCATGCCAAAAACTACGACACTCCATTTGAAAATCCATAAGAATCTTCCATTTATTCGCGGGGACGTGGATCAAATAGAGTTGGTAATCATGCATCTGGTCAACAACGCCTCCGAGGCTATTGGTGATACTGCGGGAGACGTGACAATCAGAACCGGTGTCATGGATTGCGATGAAGAGTATCTTAACGTTAGCCGAATTGAAGAGAAACCTGCGCCGGGTCGGTTCGTGTTTCTGGAAGTTACAGACACTGGCTCTGGGATGGATATCGAAACTCAACACAAGCTTTTTGATCCGTTCTTTACAACCAAGTTCGCTGGTCGAGGCCTTGGGATGGCCGCAGTGATCGGGATAGTAAAGGTTCATCATGGAGCTATAATGGTAGATAGCGAAGTTGGGAAGGGCGCTACAATACGTGTTTTGTTTTCAGCGGCGGTTTCAGCCTAGATGTTATGAAGGCGCCGGATTTTATGACCCATGGGGGACCGTGCGGGTCGAATCACAAACTCGATCAACTCTAAGTAACACAACTCCATTAACTAATTCGGTTGATATAAGAAGGTGTATGTCCGCATTCTCCGCACCTGCCATTCGGTGAAGGCATGCCGGCACCTTCACATGAGTTATTCCAGTTTTGAATGTGTCCGTGACTGTTCTCCTGATGGCGCAGGCGCTGCAGTGAGCAGTCTTTCCGCATCCTTCAGGCAGTCTGGCGTGTTCACACTCGAACACATCACCTCCCTTGTAGCCTTCTATGGCGGGCAATTCCTTTTGGAGCAATTCACGTGCCCGTCTGTTGGCGGTTTTAACATTTACATCCCCGTTAACCACCAGAATAGGATCTCCGAGACCATCAAGATATTCCTGCAAGGGCATGCCGAGCTGGGCGAAGAGATGAAACGCGCATTGCTCACAAATCCCGTGAGAAACATCATGTTGAGAATCAAAATTGGTTTCCACCACTCCGAGATCTTTACCACACCAAGCGCAGACTTTTTTCATGCCAGACCTACAATCAAGGCGCCAGGATAATTATTAGTGAGTTGGTTGGATTGTGCCCATCAACCATGACGTTCTCTCTAATCTTCGCTGGAGTCTCCTGGGACAAAGCGTCTTTCAGTTAAAAATACTATATACCACGGGGCAACCTTTAGAACTCATTATCATACTATCCTGAAGCGGCAAAAAGTACTTTGGCAAACAGCTCCGGGAAATGATAACGTAATCATAGAAGATCTGGCAATGTTCAGATGTGAAGGCGATCTCTATTCCCCCCTCTTTTGAATAGGAGGTTCCGTAATGTTTAAGGAAGAACGCGCCGAATATCAATTTCAATGGAAAGATCTCGGAAATATCGAAGAAGGTCGTCCGAACCTTGGTCCTTCCACTCTAGTGTCTGTTTACAGGTTGATGCAATATACTTTGAGGGATGTTCTGATTACCAGGTATGGAGTTGAGACCGCTAATGAACTTTTCGTGGAGGCCGGCAAACTTGCCGGCGCGGAGTTTTCCAAGAATATGCTCGATTTAAGCGTGGACTTTGAGGGGTTCGTGGCGCAACTTCAGGAGAGACTGAGAACGCTCAACATCGGTATCTTGCGAATTGAAAAAGCCGACATATCCAAAATGGATTTTGTGTTAACCGTCTCGGAGGATCTGGATTGTTCAGGTTTACCAATTGTGGGAGAGACTGTCTGTGATTACGATGAGGGATTCATTGCGGGAATCTTGACCGCTTACACCGGAAAGGATTTTGAAGTAAAAGAGATCGACTGTTGGGCTACCGGTGACAGAACCTGTAGGTTTACAGCAAGACTGAAGCAATAGACTTGTATAGAGGTACAGTTGTCCTTACTGGACAATATTAGTCAAGCGATACTCCAATTGACCCGTGGCGAGATTCCAGACACATTGAATGCTCAAGGGCCTCAGGTGTCTGAAGATGTGGCGCGACTTGCCGACGCTGTTAATATCCTAATTAAGAATTATGCGGACTCCCAGCATTTCTTGATGTCACTCTCCGAGGGACGTCTCGATGTTGAACCCCCTCGTAGAAATTTTCTCATTTCCTCATTCAAGCAACTCCAAGCTCACCTGAAACATTTAACCTGGCAGACCCAACAAGTCGCTCGAGGTGATTTGAATCAAAGAGTCGACTTCCTTGGTGATTTCTCTGTTGCTTTCAATTCCATGATCGATGCGTTGAAGGAGAAAAGGCTTATAGAAGAGGACCTCAAGAAAGCCAATCAATATTTGGATTCGGCAAACAGAGAACAAAGACGGCTGCTATCTACAGCAGCAACAGCCATATTAACGTTTGACTCTGCCGGCATAGTTACTGGAGTTAACGAGGAGTTTTGTCTAATTACAGGGTATGCGACAGACGACATCATAGGTAAAACATCCACTGTTCTTGGCGAAGAAATGAGCGCCGGGCCTTTTAGCCTGTTTAGATTGGGGTCAAAGGATCGTCTTGTCCGACACCAGTGTTCCATACGAACCAAAGATGGACGTGTCTTGACTGTTTTGGAAAATGTCTCTGTAGAGAGAGACGATGAGGGAAGGATTATAGGAGGAATAGAATCTTTCATAGATGTCACTGAATTGATCGAAGCCCGGAAGCTTGCGGAACAAGCCTGTGTAGCCAAGAGTGAGTTTCTGGCGAACATGAGCCACGAAATTCGGACTCCAATGAATGGAATCATTGGCATGACCGAACTCGCTCTAAACACTAAAATAACGGAGGAGCAGCGAGATTACCTTGAGTCGGTGATGATCTCGGCTAATTCTCTCCTTGGATTGATCAACGATATCCTGGATTTTTCCAAAATTGAAGCCGGCAAGCTGGAACTGACTCCGATGCAATTCAGTTTGCGGGATTGTATAGCGGACACCATGACCACTATGGCGATAGGCGCCGACAATAAGGGGCTAGAATTAGTGTACAGTGTTCCTACCAATATTCCCGACGCTGTTATCGGAGATCCTGGACGACTTCGGCAGATTCTCGTCAACCTGATTGGCAACGCCATCAAATTTACAGCGGAGGGAGAGGTTGCCGTCAGCGCCAAATTGGAAGTCGAAACAGATGAGGAAATTTGTATACACTTTTCCATTGCCGACACTGGTATAGGGATCCCGTTTGAAAAGCAAGAGAAGATATTTAACGCTTTTGAACAAGCTGATGGCTCGACTTCAAGGGTATACGGTGGCACTGGCCTAGGCTTGTCAATTACGGCCCGATTGGTCGAGATGATGGGGGGTCGAATCTGGGTCCAGAGTGGAACGGATAAAGGAAGCGTTTTTCACTTCATGGTCAGGCTGTTACCCTCGACTGAACCTGCGTCTAAGCGCATTCCGTTAGATGCCTCAAGCCTTAAGGGTGTTAACGTGTTGGTTGTGGACGATAATGCTACTAACAGACGCATCCTCGAAGAATCTCTCAGAGCCTGGGGGATGAACGTAACCTCAGTTGATGGAGGGAAATCGGCTCTTGAAGAGATGAAAAGGAGTGAGATCGCG containing:
- a CDS encoding tetratricopeptide repeat protein, with protein sequence MFSARNHNSLFYALFLLATLFGIVSCADQPGESVCTIPPNPPNELSFEPVDQGLMVSWPPVPGASKYTLFWGQEKSEYRRFVETKSSAIIIKGIQTADLIYFAVTAASAHIESRFSHETPYVYDTDPKNAPLHIQKAIQFGKHGDFEEALLHLSAAIKLDPQNSDYYRERAKLRVQLGFMNEANKDLAIAEATLQEKAEIP
- a CDS encoding helix-turn-helix domain-containing protein translates to MAFSLLDQLDGQPENLPRRERKNLQQRAEILQTALRLFSEKGYHDVSMHDIAKEAEFGMGTLYKYFNNKEELYKTLINGVAKKWRHAVLLALEEERNPLLALKRHIAVRRELFSPHRVF
- a CDS encoding V4R domain-containing protein — encoded protein: MFKEERAEYQFQWKDLGNIEEGRPNLGPSTLVSVYRLMQYTLRDVLITRYGVETANELFVEAGKLAGAEFSKNMLDLSVDFEGFVAQLQERLRTLNIGILRIEKADISKMDFVLTVSEDLDCSGLPIVGETVCDYDEGFIAGILTAYTGKDFEVKEIDCWATGDRTCRFTARLKQ
- a CDS encoding transposase, with amino-acid sequence INVIEKVYTATDSRGVFVLDRGGDRDALYRHLLKKETPFRFIIRQRGDRHILAGSKRQTLELAQTLKTPYQETVIRNKDGKEKVYIIHFGFRSVRLPDYPDKPLWLVVAKGFGDKPLMLLTTEPMRRNRAVIWRVVQAYLTRWRVEETIRFIKQSYRLEDIRVLTYQRIKNMAALVLAVCFFAAVHLGRKPKLEILALHAINAAQRIFGIPDFHYYAIADGIKEILSKAGQGAIFHEKKKGTPNPQLSLGLT
- a CDS encoding response regulator, whose protein sequence is MSLLDNISQAILQLTRGEIPDTLNAQGPQVSEDVARLADAVNILIKNYADSQHFLMSLSEGRLDVEPPRRNFLISSFKQLQAHLKHLTWQTQQVARGDLNQRVDFLGDFSVAFNSMIDALKEKRLIEEDLKKANQYLDSANREQRRLLSTAATAILTFDSAGIVTGVNEEFCLITGYATDDIIGKTSTVLGEEMSAGPFSLFRLGSKDRLVRHQCSIRTKDGRVLTVLENVSVERDDEGRIIGGIESFIDVTELIEARKLAEQACVAKSEFLANMSHEIRTPMNGIIGMTELALNTKITEEQRDYLESVMISANSLLGLINDILDFSKIEAGKLELTPMQFSLRDCIADTMTTMAIGADNKGLELVYSVPTNIPDAVIGDPGRLRQILVNLIGNAIKFTAEGEVAVSAKLEVETDEEICIHFSIADTGIGIPFEKQEKIFNAFEQADGSTSRVYGGTGLGLSITARLVEMMGGRIWVQSGTDKGSVFHFMVRLLPSTEPASKRIPLDASSLKGVNVLVVDDNATNRRILEESLRAWGMNVTSVDGGKSALEEMKRSEIAGSPFAIVLVDYMMPEMDGFELAKKIKADPSIANTTMTMLTSAGQRGDAARCLELGISAYLLKPINQKQLLETMCGSLQKTAVTKTRPSLLTRHSIRESKRSLNILLAEDNLINQKLAVSLIQRMGHKVSVAQNGKQALEAIEREKFDIILMDVQMPEMDGLEATQAIRTKERLIGQQRIPIIAMTAYAMAGDRDRCLDAGMDGYVSKPINTQELFETIENMELHNN
- a CDS encoding PAS domain S-box protein, encoding MQDQNKTTQQLIDELDKMRLRVAELETVQKSLNEKGSRYRQIVDNISEAVFVIQDGWIKFANDKTSEITGYSREDASSFAAITTFVHPDDREMVAQYHASRLRGAETHYRYAFRVVRKDGNVRWTEMNSSSIIWKGRPASLCLMADITERKQAEVETSRLAYIVESSDDAIIGKTLNGDIVSWNRGAERLYGYKANEVVGQPISILVPPEQFDDLPNILTRIRRGEDVRHFETKRRTKDGRIVEVSLSISAIKDTEGCILGACSIARDITEAKLLEEERLGMQRKLLRSERLESLQVMAGGIAHVFNNQLAVVQSNLELCLTDQTLDSETRYSINMALKSAKRLAELTHQILIYTGNAFNVYVDVDINKLVKRNVALLKLRMPKTTTLHLKIHKNLPFIRGDVDQIELVIMHLVNNASEAIGDTAGDVTIRTGVMDCDEEYLNVSRIEEKPAPGRFVFLEVTDTGSGMDIETQHKLFDPFFTTKFAGRGLGMAAVIGIVKVHHGAIMVDSEVGKGATIRVLFSAAVSA